The following proteins come from a genomic window of Candidatus Limnocylindrales bacterium:
- a CDS encoding alpha/beta hydrolase, which yields MATRDHRDSRAASAESAFEDETSSGLLATLQRRFLYFPTRGFVAAPAQYGFSHEEVDLRSEDGTGLHGWWLPVAHASRTALFLHGNAGNVSHWLDVAVAFRDVGWNTMLLDYRGYGRSEGTPSEFGTYMDARAAYRYLTMERGIASSTIVVVGRSLGGGIATWLVDHHPCAGLVLEATFTSIADVVATAFPLPGIGRFVKLGYESLSRIGRLSVPLLVVHGRNDDLVPFAHGRALFEAAPEPKRFVELRGGHNDAFTTDRETYVRALREFARSLDA from the coding sequence TTGGCCACGCGCGATCATCGCGACTCCCGCGCCGCTTCGGCGGAGTCGGCGTTCGAGGATGAGACGTCGTCGGGCCTGCTTGCGACCCTGCAGAGACGCTTCCTTTATTTTCCGACGCGCGGCTTCGTTGCGGCGCCGGCTCAGTACGGGTTTTCTCACGAAGAGGTCGACCTGCGATCGGAAGACGGCACCGGGCTGCACGGCTGGTGGCTCCCGGTCGCGCATGCATCGCGGACCGCACTGTTTCTTCACGGCAACGCCGGAAACGTTTCGCACTGGCTCGACGTCGCGGTCGCGTTTCGCGACGTCGGCTGGAACACGATGCTCCTCGACTACAGGGGCTACGGCCGCAGCGAAGGGACGCCGAGCGAGTTCGGCACCTACATGGATGCGCGCGCCGCGTATCGTTACCTGACGATGGAGCGCGGAATCGCATCGTCGACCATCGTCGTGGTCGGGCGCTCGCTCGGCGGCGGCATCGCGACGTGGCTGGTCGATCATCACCCGTGCGCGGGCCTCGTGCTGGAGGCGACGTTCACGTCGATCGCCGACGTCGTCGCCACTGCGTTTCCGCTGCCCGGAATCGGCCGTTTCGTGAAGCTCGGTTACGAGAGTCTTTCGCGCATCGGCCGCCTTTCGGTGCCGCTGCTGGTCGTGCACGGCAGGAACGACGACCTCGTGCCGTTCGCGCACGGCCGGGCACTTTTCGAAGCGGCGCCGGAGCCGAAGCGCTTCGTCGAGCTTCGCGGCGGGCACAACGATGCATTTACGACGGATCGCGAGACGTACGTGCGCGCGCTGCGCGAATTCGCGCGGTCGCTCGACGCTTAG
- a CDS encoding class I SAM-dependent methyltransferase — protein MTDRPEAANVDQISYWNDVGGPKWVRYQAMLDRQLDAIGSAAMDAATLVAGESVLDVGCGCGSTTLALARRVGPSGHVTGIDISGPMLEVARNRARDEHLTNVSFEQADAQVFPFERKFDVLFSRFGVMFFDDPPRAFANLHGAMRDGGRVAFVCWQALHKNPWMSVPMMAAFQHITIEAPPSPDAPGPFAFADASRTAGILDSAGFRDIAICGLDIDLSVGGGSDLDDTVSFVLDMGPLGRVLSGATPDIRSAVARDVRLSLVNYQKDNGVEMPGAIWIVTAVA, from the coding sequence ATGACGGACCGACCGGAAGCCGCCAATGTCGATCAGATCTCGTACTGGAACGATGTCGGCGGTCCGAAATGGGTGCGCTACCAGGCGATGCTCGACCGCCAGCTCGACGCGATCGGCAGCGCGGCGATGGATGCCGCGACCCTCGTCGCCGGAGAATCGGTGCTCGACGTTGGTTGCGGGTGCGGATCGACCACGCTCGCGCTCGCACGCCGCGTCGGACCCTCCGGCCACGTAACCGGAATCGACATCTCGGGCCCGATGCTCGAAGTCGCCCGCAACCGGGCGCGCGACGAGCACCTGACCAACGTTTCGTTCGAGCAGGCCGACGCGCAGGTCTTCCCGTTCGAGCGCAAGTTCGACGTGCTGTTCTCGCGCTTCGGCGTGATGTTCTTCGACGACCCGCCGCGCGCGTTTGCCAACCTGCACGGCGCGATGCGCGACGGCGGCCGCGTCGCGTTCGTCTGCTGGCAGGCGCTTCACAAGAATCCGTGGATGTCGGTTCCGATGATGGCCGCATTCCAGCACATCACGATCGAGGCTCCGCCGTCGCCCGACGCACCGGGGCCGTTCGCATTTGCCGACGCGAGCCGCACCGCGGGGATCCTCGACAGCGCCGGATTCCGCGACATCGCGATCTGCGGGCTCGACATCGATCTGTCGGTGGGCGGCGGGTCCGACCTCGACGATACGGTTTCGTTCGTGCTCGACATGGGTCCGCTCGGTCGCGTGCTTTCGGGCGCGACGCCGGACATCCGCTCGGCGGTCGCACGCGACGTGCGCCTGTCGCTCGTCAACTATCAGAAGGACAATGGGGTCGAGATGCCGGGCGCGATCTGGATCGTGACCGCGGTGGCGTGA
- a CDS encoding clan AA aspartic protease has product MGLTYAEIELSNPREPERPAMRVAALADTGANMLCVPKHVALQLNLETTEHRRVKLADGRIASVPYIGPIQVRFEKRSCFVGAFLMGDEVVLGAVPMEDMDLVVSPQTREVTYNPQPNRHRV; this is encoded by the coding sequence ATGGGGCTGACCTACGCAGAGATCGAGCTGAGCAACCCGCGTGAACCCGAGCGCCCGGCGATGCGCGTCGCCGCACTCGCAGATACCGGGGCGAATATGCTCTGCGTTCCGAAACACGTCGCGCTGCAGCTGAATCTCGAGACCACGGAGCACCGCCGCGTAAAGCTTGCAGACGGTCGCATCGCGAGCGTTCCGTACATTGGCCCGATCCAAGTCCGATTTGAGAAGCGCTCCTGCTTTGTCGGTGCATTCCTGATGGGCGACGAGGTCGTGCTCGGTGCAGTCCCGATGGAAGACATGGACCTCGTCGTGTCACCTCAAACCCGCGAAGTCACCTACAACCCGCAGCCCAACCGTCACAGGGTCTGA